TATTGGTGTAATCAGAGAAATAATTAGGTAAAATATAACTTAAACCCCATACGATTAAAGATGGAGTAAATAACAAATAAGAAATTATTTTTAATCTGTTTGAATTTACGCTATCATCGCTACTTTGATGCTTTCTAATGGTAAAAACGCTAAGCAATCCGTAAACGGTTATCGATATCAAAAAAGCATAAACCATAAGTGGTTTGTAAATGCTAAGCCACTGCACATAATTATTGGAAGAGGTAAATAAATTGCCTACAATAACCACATAAAAAACTGAAGCAACCAACAGAGGAGTAAAGTGATATTTTACTTTGGTTTTGTCATAGTCTATTTTGAAATATTTACAAATAGCAAAATATAACAATGGACCATAAGCTAAGCTCAAGCTTGTAATAAGGTTTCTAAATAGAAAATCGGTATCTGCCAATTCCAATAAAAGAAATTTTAAAGAAAAGTGAATCAATACAATAAGTATAAAATTCTTTATAAAATATTCCTTTTTAAATAGACTTTTGTTAGAACGCAATAAATATAAAGCGACAAGAACTTGACAAATTGCAACTATTAAGGTTGTTTTCATATTCAAAGATATTTATCAAATTTATATAATTTGTTAACTCATTATTAAGTAAGGGTTACGTTTACAAACTCTATAATCTGAAAAATCAAATCCATATCTCTTAAAGATTATATTACAAAAAATTAACCTAAAGGTAATACATGCTTTTTGTTTTTTATATTACTGTATATCAGATGTTTAAAGTATTATTTTTATCATTAAAAGTTTAAATTAATTGGTTGCTACCAAAAAAGGTGTCCACCAAATATCCGATACTTTTACGCGGTTACTTAATTATAGATTTGGCGAAAATTTTAAAACATCTATTTTTATGAAAACAAAAACCTTTTTCTCATCTAGTAAAGAAGCTTTGCTACTTTATCTATGTATTTTATTTTCAACTGTATCATTTTCGCAAAACTCAGCTTCAATCACTGGTGTTTGCGTGGACAGTTATGGTAAACTGCCTGGCGTTTCTATTTTAATAAAAGGCACTAACTATGGTGCGATTTCAAACCTTGAAGGAAATTTTACCATAAACAATGTTCCTGTTGGTGATCAAGTTGTTGAATTTTCTTTTATGGGCTACGAGACAATCACAAAAGAAATTGTGGTTGAAGAAAATCAAATGATAAATTTAGGAACTATCAAAATGACTGAAAGTGGCATTTCCTTAGATGCTGTAGATTTAAAAATTTCTAACCGACCTACTCAGGCAAGGGCTTATAGCATTCAAAAAAATGCACCTGCTATTATGAATGTAATCTCTTCTGACGTAATTGGAAAATTACCCGACAGAAATGCCGCTGAAGCCGTCCAGAGAATTCCAGGAGTTTCTATTGAAAGAGACCACGGCGAAGGTCGTTATGTAAGTGTGAGAGGTGCTCCATTAAAATGGAATTCAAACCTCATAAATGGTAACAGGTCGCCTTCATCTTTAGGAACTTCCGATGGGATTGGCTCCGACAGGTCGGTTCCTTTAGACATCTTCCCTTCAGAATTAATTCAATTTGTTCAATTGTCAAAGGCTATAACCCCAGATATGGAAGGTGATGCTATTGGTGGGTCTGTTAATTTTATCACCAGAACAGCTCCGCTTAAAGAAACCCTTATTGTCAACGCCGCAGGTGGTGGTAATAATCAAGCCAAAGATTACACTTACAACGCTGCAGTTACTTATGGTAATAAATTCTTTGATGATAAGCTGGGAATCATCGTTTCTGGTTCAATTTGGGATCGTGCTTGGGGAACTGATAATTATGAAGTGATATACAACGCTGAACTAGAAGACCCTATACAGCAGTTTTCTCTTGCTGAACTTGAGTTGAGAGACTATCTCGGAAGAAGAAGAACTTGGGGTTTAAATTTTGGAGCCGAATACAATTTCGATTTTAACAATAAAATATTCTTAAGAACCATCAACACTTCTTTTCAAGATGATGAAAAATCTAGGGAGTCACTTTTTGATTTCAACGCAAACAGCTATACAATGAGAACCAGAAAAGCCGTTTGGGGCACTGATTTATCTGGTGGCGAGCTAGGCGGTGATCATTACTTAACTCAAAAACTACGATTGAGATGGAAAGGAGCTACCTATACCAATAAGTTTGACCTTTCTAATACACCTAGAGTTAACGATCTTGTTGATCCTGCTTTGCTGTTTGCCATTTTTGTTCAATCAGATATGAATTTTGGAGGCCGAGCAGCAGATGGCTATAAATATTTAGATATTGATGCTCCTCAAGGAAGTCAAGGCGATCCTGCCGATAACATTCAGCCCAATCCAGGCAATCCTATAAGTGCAGACGAACTTTTATTATCGCAACTGCTCAATCTCCAACAAAGATCTAAAGAGACCGATTATGTTGGGCAAGTGGACTTTGACTATGAGGTGAACAATAGACTTAAATTAAAGTTTGGTGGTAAAGCAAGATTTAAAACCAGAACAGAAGGTGCTCCACTTAACATCTGGATTCCAGGTGTCGCAGTTGGTGCTCCAGTTCAGCCATTTTTTCTGTCTGATTTTGATAGAGAATCTTCGTTCCCGTTTAATGGAGGATATTTATCTGAAATTCCAGGAAATTACGATAATTTATTAATGCCTCATATTACTCAAGGGCAATTACGAGATCTTTATTCTGAAAATAGTTTATCAGAGCTCAATGCAATCAGAATTACCCAAGACGAAAACAATCCTTCATCAGCTGGAAGTTATTTCTCTGGTGACGAAAATGTTTATGCAGGTTATATTATGGCTACCTATGAGCTAACGGATAAGATGACATTGATCGGTGGA
This genomic window from Flavobacterium sp. CS20 contains:
- a CDS encoding TonB-dependent receptor; translated protein: MKTKTFFSSSKEALLLYLCILFSTVSFSQNSASITGVCVDSYGKLPGVSILIKGTNYGAISNLEGNFTINNVPVGDQVVEFSFMGYETITKEIVVEENQMINLGTIKMTESGISLDAVDLKISNRPTQARAYSIQKNAPAIMNVISSDVIGKLPDRNAAEAVQRIPGVSIERDHGEGRYVSVRGAPLKWNSNLINGNRSPSSLGTSDGIGSDRSVPLDIFPSELIQFVQLSKAITPDMEGDAIGGSVNFITRTAPLKETLIVNAAGGGNNQAKDYTYNAAVTYGNKFFDDKLGIIVSGSIWDRAWGTDNYEVIYNAELEDPIQQFSLAELELRDYLGRRRTWGLNFGAEYNFDFNNKIFLRTINTSFQDDEKSRESLFDFNANSYTMRTRKAVWGTDLSGGELGGDHYLTQKLRLRWKGATYTNKFDLSNTPRVNDLVDPALLFAIFVQSDMNFGGRAADGYKYLDIDAPQGSQGDPADNIQPNPGNPISADELLLSQLLNLQQRSKETDYVGQVDFDYEVNNRLKLKFGGKARFKTRTEGAPLNIWIPGVAVGAPVQPFFLSDFDRESSFPFNGGYLSEIPGNYDNLLMPHITQGQLRDLYSENSLSELNAIRITQDENNPSSAGSYFSGDENVYAGYIMATYELTDKMTLIGGFRNEYTSIDYTGNKVIESDNADPVIEKTSESKSNNAFLPMFHVKYALNDNSNLRLAYTRTLARPDFGSLNPGVSQNSVFRTINRGNPDLKPTFSDNFDLLFEHYFDNVGFVSGGVFYKSITDDIFASTGQETIDGVIYNVTEPRNLEDGYLFGFEVGLSKRLDFLPGFLSGFGVEANYTYTDSEVNIPIFNVDENNNIVRETIKQPLQNQSEHLFNASIFYEKYGFMFRAHANFKGKNIVEFSEFGPEHNRWYDDNLTVDLSASYSFNKKLKLFMEVNNITNEPLRYFHGVEGRPEQVEYYSIRGQLGISYSIF
- a CDS encoding AraC family transcriptional regulator, with product MKTTLIVAICQVLVALYLLRSNKSLFKKEYFIKNFILIVLIHFSLKFLLLELADTDFLFRNLITSLSLAYGPLLYFAICKYFKIDYDKTKVKYHFTPLLVASVFYVVIVGNLFTSSNNYVQWLSIYKPLMVYAFLISITVYGLLSVFTIRKHQSSDDSVNSNRLKIISYLLFTPSLIVWGLSYILPNYFSDYTNRVIIYSTLTIICILLIQHLFYLKLVSSNKKKKKYEKSEIRGVNIEEIAINLEKYMSESKIYLDENITLDKLADNLDVPKHYLTQVLNSHLNKNFYKFINHYRIEEAKRIIESKKNGSMKLLDIAFQCGFKSKASFNRYIKMETNFTPSEYRKHLNSKDSIYKAS